The proteins below are encoded in one region of Candidatus Thiodiazotropha sp. LNASS1:
- a CDS encoding HD domain-containing phosphohydrolase: protein MNDSGFSMISQPDRPYRILVVDDNELHLTMHVETLQSLPCQVMTTDSGYKALTLVEQEDFDLVLLDKRLPDIDGDEVCYRIRRDLGNHLLPVIMVTAFGNPESLRHSLSNGANDFIKKPYDPLELKSRARAAMEMKHLIDQLDNAASVLFTLAKMVEARDPTTGEHCNRLIRTCRILGEDLNLAVTDREALRKGAILHDIGKIGIPDTVLLKPGELTPEEWRVMRRHAVIGADLCNRLNSVRDAVPIIRHHHERWDGSGYPDGLSGDRIPLIARVFQYADIYDALRHDRVYSKAQTVEYVIEVIEDEINKGWRDPEIGRVFIDLLMRDPGRFDAD, encoded by the coding sequence ATGAACGACTCCGGCTTCTCCATGATCAGTCAGCCTGACAGGCCTTATCGTATCCTTGTCGTTGATGATAACGAGCTGCATCTCACGATGCATGTGGAGACACTTCAGAGTCTTCCGTGCCAGGTTATGACCACTGATTCGGGATATAAGGCACTGACTCTGGTCGAACAGGAGGACTTCGACCTGGTACTGCTGGACAAGCGGTTGCCGGATATCGATGGCGACGAGGTCTGTTACAGGATTCGCCGGGATCTCGGCAACCATCTGCTGCCGGTGATAATGGTGACCGCTTTCGGCAATCCCGAGAGTCTGCGGCATAGCCTGTCGAATGGCGCCAATGATTTCATCAAAAAGCCCTATGATCCCCTTGAACTCAAGTCGCGCGCCAGGGCAGCCATGGAGATGAAGCATCTGATCGATCAGTTGGATAATGCGGCATCGGTGTTGTTTACACTGGCAAAGATGGTTGAGGCGCGAGACCCTACAACGGGAGAGCACTGTAACCGTCTGATACGGACCTGCCGGATCCTTGGGGAAGACCTGAATCTCGCAGTTACGGATCGGGAGGCGCTGCGAAAAGGGGCCATTCTGCATGATATAGGCAAAATCGGGATACCCGATACCGTGTTGCTGAAACCCGGTGAACTGACGCCTGAAGAGTGGCGGGTAATGCGCAGACATGCTGTGATTGGTGCAGATTTGTGCAACCGGCTGAACAGCGTGCGGGATGCAGTACCGATCATACGACACCACCATGAGCGTTGGGACGGCAGCGGTTATCCTGACGGCCTCTCCGGGGATCGAATCCCATTGATTGCACGGGTATTTCAGTATGCTGATATCTATGATGCATTGAGACACGATCGTGTCTACAGTAAGGCGCAAACAGTCGAATATGTTATCGAAGTAATCGAGGATGAAATCAACAAGGGTTGGCGAGACCCTGAGATAGGCAGGGTTTTCATCGATTTGCTCATGCGTGACCCGGGCAGATTCGACGCGGATTGA
- a CDS encoding SDR family oxidoreductase, which yields MSGKQSDLLAGQRALVTGANSGIGAAVARGLAMAGAKVVINYVANESDAIKLVNEIEKSGGDAMALYGDVSNEGDVQAMFNQVIDAWGSIDILVNNAGIQRDAPFVDMTLAQWNKVMDVNLTGQFLCTREATKEFVRRGVVTELSCAAGKVICMSSVHEVIPWAGHVNYAASKGGVMMFMQSVAQELAHQKIRVNGIAPGAIRTPINRNAWETPDAEASLLKLIPYERIGDPADIAKAVVWLASDESDYVTGTTLFVDGGMTLYPGFREGG from the coding sequence ATGAGCGGTAAACAATCAGACTTGCTGGCCGGTCAGCGGGCCTTAGTCACAGGCGCCAATTCAGGCATTGGTGCGGCCGTTGCGCGAGGGCTCGCCATGGCGGGCGCCAAGGTGGTCATTAACTATGTCGCCAATGAATCGGATGCCATAAAACTGGTTAATGAGATTGAGAAGTCCGGCGGCGATGCAATGGCGTTATACGGTGATGTCAGTAATGAGGGTGATGTGCAGGCAATGTTCAACCAGGTGATCGATGCGTGGGGGAGTATCGATATCCTGGTCAACAACGCCGGAATTCAACGGGATGCGCCTTTTGTCGATATGACACTGGCGCAGTGGAATAAGGTGATGGATGTGAATCTCACGGGACAGTTTCTCTGCACCAGGGAAGCGACCAAAGAGTTTGTCAGAAGGGGGGTTGTAACAGAGTTGTCATGTGCCGCCGGCAAGGTGATCTGCATGTCCTCTGTTCATGAAGTGATTCCTTGGGCCGGACACGTTAATTACGCGGCATCGAAGGGGGGTGTGATGATGTTTATGCAGAGTGTTGCTCAAGAGTTGGCGCATCAGAAGATTCGTGTCAACGGTATCGCACCGGGCGCTATCCGTACGCCGATCAACCGAAATGCGTGGGAGACGCCGGATGCGGAGGCCTCATTGCTGAAACTGATCCCCTATGAACGTATCGGCGATCCCGCCGATATTGCCAAAGCCGTGGTCTGGCTTGCGTCGGATGAGTCAGACTACGTTACGGGAACAACACTGTTTGTGGATGGTGGAATGACCCTCTATCCGGGGTTCAGAGAAGGTGGTTGA
- a CDS encoding phosphate/phosphite/phosphonate ABC transporter substrate-binding protein: protein MGYRYIVSQISRSALKVYILLLLLAANLFTSVMADPLLVGIFPRRDAVVTANLFRPLTRYLQEQLQRPVNLELSPNYDIFLERLQKRHYDLVHMNQLEYINAHEKLGYDALVQNEEFGEKTIRGAIYVRRDSGIRQLEQLRDKKILFGGGPRAMMSYIVPTYLLRQAGLEAGDYQETYAINPPNAVLSTYLKRTDAGGAGEVVQRLPMVTKKINVNELAVIAVSEPLPHLPWAVKEEMDDDLKTKIKNLLLGLKASPRGEEILRQARLSAFNPVDDKDYDSHRAIIDAIHDP from the coding sequence ATGGGTTATCGCTATATAGTAAGCCAAATCAGCCGCAGTGCCCTCAAAGTCTATATCCTATTATTGCTGCTCGCTGCTAATCTCTTTACCAGCGTCATGGCTGATCCCCTCCTTGTCGGGATTTTTCCCCGACGTGATGCTGTAGTCACGGCCAACCTGTTTCGTCCGCTGACGCGTTATCTGCAGGAGCAACTGCAACGTCCGGTTAATCTGGAACTGTCTCCGAATTACGATATCTTTCTCGAACGCTTGCAAAAGCGCCACTATGACCTGGTGCATATGAATCAACTCGAATACATCAATGCCCATGAAAAACTCGGTTACGATGCACTGGTTCAAAACGAAGAGTTCGGAGAAAAGACGATCCGCGGAGCAATCTATGTACGCCGTGACTCCGGAATCAGGCAGCTTGAACAGCTACGGGACAAGAAAATACTCTTCGGTGGCGGCCCCAGGGCAATGATGAGTTATATCGTGCCTACCTATCTTCTCCGCCAGGCCGGATTGGAGGCGGGCGACTACCAGGAGACCTATGCCATCAACCCACCTAACGCTGTATTATCCACTTATCTCAAACGCACTGACGCGGGTGGGGCCGGAGAGGTGGTTCAACGGCTGCCGATGGTAACCAAGAAGATCAATGTGAATGAACTGGCTGTAATTGCCGTCAGCGAGCCGCTTCCGCATCTTCCCTGGGCAGTAAAAGAAGAGATGGATGACGATCTGAAAACAAAAATAAAAAATCTATTGCTTGGCCTAAAAGCATCACCTCGGGGAGAGGAGATCCTTCGACAAGCGCGCTTGAGCGCCTTCAATCCGGTAGATGACAAGGACTATGATTCTCACCGTGCTATCATCGATGCTATTCATGACCCCTGA
- a CDS encoding EAL domain-containing protein, whose translation MTPDDEHITKPRIPPVYKRSLRFKFIIWITITLVITLGGAALYVYKTQHDLLENSLRSKGNAIGEFIALISPGAIYSYDVSGLDRLVHKISNDVDVVFAQIRALEGHPITTFIPDGVQPEQIEKWIRNQYRPTEGAFDQPAVPIILEYAIKDNDQVLGWVLIGLDTTRINRVTRDAVIDLILIYSLIVIFLGSVLFIIFRMQVLHPVDILSQGASRIAEGNLEKDVPIISKDELGRLAKSFNEMMDEIKIDRETLLSINTQLAKEIEQRQKASEDLKKLSMAVEQSPASVVITNLEGIIEYVNPKFSEVSGYPAHDVIGKHTRMLEGDVNDSGMLDKMWSTIKRGEIWKGESCNKRKNGSVYWESVVIAPIRDSNGDMTHYLSVKEDITDRKAFEEKLLEQATHDQLTELPNRFLAFDRLQQLLQHAKRNNQHVAVIYIDLDNFKNINDSMGHPVGDLLLIKVAKRIKEQLRSEDTLARLGGDEFLALIPDVINLSTDLDRVVSKLIAATEYPFHLNNREVSITSSLGIAIYPDDGDDVSTLMSNADIALYEAKHAGRNTFRFFTHDLNKKVSERIELETQLSHALEAGELYPVYQPIVDIKDNSLVGAEVLLRLENPVLGSVPPSDFIPVAEQSGMIKQITNWLFQIVLDHAESWDQRPKRFWLSVNVPPNYFCDASFIKFMSRIAQQANDIDLKLCVEITENLMLQSDEEVFEIFHHLKKLGVESAMDDFGTGYSSLAYIKRFPLNHLKIDRSFINGLPADVDNRVLTETIVLMGKKFGMSIIAEGVETLDQARFLNSLNVNFAQGYHFSRPMPHQDFADYIANAQQEKVVG comes from the coding sequence ATGACCCCTGACGATGAACACATAACCAAACCACGCATCCCTCCAGTTTATAAAAGGAGTCTGCGTTTCAAATTCATTATCTGGATAACCATCACTCTTGTTATTACACTGGGTGGAGCTGCGCTATATGTCTACAAAACCCAGCATGACCTGCTTGAAAACAGCCTGCGCAGCAAGGGCAATGCAATTGGAGAGTTCATAGCATTGATCAGCCCCGGCGCCATCTACAGCTATGATGTCTCCGGACTGGATCGCCTGGTCCATAAGATATCCAACGATGTCGATGTCGTATTTGCTCAGATACGAGCATTGGAAGGTCATCCGATAACCACTTTTATCCCTGATGGCGTACAACCCGAACAAATTGAGAAATGGATAAGAAATCAATACAGGCCAACGGAGGGTGCATTTGATCAACCTGCCGTTCCCATCATTCTGGAGTATGCCATCAAGGACAATGATCAGGTATTGGGCTGGGTATTGATAGGACTGGATACAACACGTATTAATCGGGTTACTCGTGATGCCGTTATCGATCTGATTCTGATTTACAGTTTAATCGTGATATTTCTGGGAAGTGTCTTATTCATCATCTTTCGAATGCAGGTTCTGCACCCGGTGGATATTTTAAGCCAGGGAGCATCCCGGATTGCTGAGGGCAACCTGGAAAAGGATGTCCCCATCATCTCTAAAGATGAACTTGGCCGTCTTGCTAAAAGCTTCAATGAGATGATGGACGAGATTAAAATCGACAGAGAAACATTGCTGAGCATAAATACCCAGCTAGCAAAAGAGATTGAGCAGAGACAAAAAGCCTCGGAAGACCTGAAAAAACTCTCCATGGCAGTGGAGCAAAGTCCCGCGTCAGTCGTTATCACCAATCTTGAGGGAATTATTGAATATGTCAACCCGAAGTTCTCTGAAGTAAGCGGTTACCCGGCACATGATGTCATTGGCAAACATACACGCATGCTGGAGGGCGATGTAAACGACAGCGGGATGCTGGACAAAATGTGGAGCACGATAAAAAGGGGTGAAATCTGGAAAGGAGAGTCCTGTAATAAACGAAAAAACGGTTCTGTGTATTGGGAATCAGTCGTCATTGCTCCAATCCGCGACAGCAATGGAGATATGACCCACTACCTTTCGGTAAAAGAGGATATCACGGATCGAAAGGCCTTTGAGGAGAAATTACTTGAACAGGCGACACACGATCAGCTAACAGAGTTACCAAATCGGTTTCTCGCCTTTGACCGTCTTCAGCAACTGCTGCAACACGCCAAGCGTAATAATCAACATGTTGCTGTCATATATATCGATCTTGACAATTTCAAGAATATCAATGACTCGATGGGACATCCTGTAGGGGATCTGTTATTGATAAAGGTGGCCAAACGTATAAAGGAACAGTTGAGATCGGAAGACACCCTGGCACGCTTGGGCGGAGATGAGTTTTTGGCCTTGATACCTGATGTCATTAATCTTTCCACCGATTTGGATCGTGTAGTCAGTAAACTTATTGCGGCTACAGAGTACCCTTTTCACTTGAATAATAGGGAGGTGAGTATTACGTCCAGTCTGGGTATTGCCATCTATCCGGATGACGGCGATGATGTCAGCACCCTGATGAGTAATGCCGATATCGCCTTGTATGAGGCCAAACACGCAGGACGCAACACGTTCCGTTTCTTTACCCATGACCTTAATAAAAAGGTTTCAGAGAGAATAGAACTTGAGACGCAATTGAGCCATGCGCTGGAAGCAGGTGAACTCTACCCGGTCTACCAACCCATTGTTGATATTAAAGACAACTCATTGGTCGGCGCCGAGGTGCTTCTGCGGTTGGAAAACCCCGTATTGGGATCGGTTCCGCCCTCGGATTTCATACCCGTAGCAGAACAGTCGGGTATGATCAAACAGATTACGAACTGGCTGTTTCAAATCGTTCTGGACCATGCCGAGTCCTGGGATCAACGACCCAAGCGGTTCTGGTTATCGGTAAATGTACCACCAAACTACTTCTGTGATGCATCTTTCATTAAGTTCATGTCGCGTATTGCTCAACAGGCTAATGATATCGATCTGAAATTATGCGTGGAGATAACCGAAAACCTTATGTTACAGAGCGACGAAGAGGTGTTTGAGATCTTCCATCATTTGAAAAAGCTCGGCGTCGAATCAGCAATGGATGACTTTGGAACCGGTTACTCCTCATTGGCGTATATAAAACGCTTTCCACTTAATCATCTGAAGATTGACCGCTCATTCATCAATGGATTGCCGGCGGATGTGGACAATAGAGTATTGACGGAAACGATAGTACTGATGGGGAAAAAATTCGGTATGTCGATCATTGCCGAAGGTGTCGAAACCCTTGATCAGGCAAGATTTCTGAACTCACTCAACGTTAATTTCGCACAGGGCTACCATTTCTCCAGACCCATGCCGCATCAAGACTTCGCAGACTATATTGCCAACGCTCAGCAGGAAAAAGTTGTAGGCTGA
- a CDS encoding response regulator, with product MYRKPWKRHYLSPGETAEILKVTPASLRGWTRKGILRAETTRGGHRRFPVSEVIRLARIKGLDVKSSLLMSIRLLIIDSDIESCMTLQKSLSRSDGVSKVAVAHDGFTAGCLVTQFHPDVILLDLNVPGIDSTQICGFIKHDHRTKFIRVIAMCRNCSKKLQKQIVNLGAEVCFLKPLPLNLFKQALGLEDLGD from the coding sequence ATGTATCGTAAGCCCTGGAAGAGACACTATCTTTCGCCGGGTGAAACAGCGGAGATACTCAAGGTCACACCAGCCTCGTTGCGAGGTTGGACGCGCAAGGGAATACTCCGTGCAGAGACAACCAGAGGGGGACATCGACGCTTTCCTGTCAGTGAGGTGATCCGATTGGCCCGGATTAAAGGTCTCGATGTAAAGTCGTCACTTTTAATGTCAATCAGATTGCTGATTATCGACAGTGATATCGAATCCTGCATGACGCTTCAAAAGTCACTGAGCAGATCTGACGGTGTATCAAAGGTTGCGGTTGCGCACGATGGTTTCACGGCGGGGTGCCTGGTGACTCAATTTCATCCCGATGTAATACTCTTGGACCTTAATGTTCCGGGTATCGATAGTACTCAAATATGCGGCTTCATAAAGCATGACCACCGGACAAAATTCATCAGAGTGATTGCTATGTGTCGAAATTGTTCAAAAAAACTTCAAAAACAGATTGTGAATCTCGGTGCTGAAGTCTGTTTTTTGAAGCCCTTGCCCCTGAATTTGTTCAAGCAGGCACTGGGATTGGAAGACTTGGGCGATTAA
- a CDS encoding nitrous oxide-stimulated promoter family protein, with protein sequence MGKHRIKREKQTISAMMAIYCRDHHDTDNALCETCDQLLDYAHRRLDTCPFQEKKPACNYCTVHCYSKDMRLRVQDVMRYAGPRMLFRHPILSLYHMLDKTREVPELSKPGK encoded by the coding sequence ATGGGTAAGCATAGAATCAAACGTGAAAAACAGACTATATCTGCAATGATGGCAATTTATTGTCGTGATCATCATGATACCGATAACGCGTTATGTGAAACCTGCGATCAGCTCTTGGATTATGCTCACAGACGCTTGGATACCTGTCCCTTCCAGGAAAAGAAACCGGCATGCAATTATTGTACTGTGCACTGCTATTCCAAGGATATGCGCCTAAGAGTTCAGGATGTGATGCGCTACGCCGGGCCAAGAATGCTGTTTCGCCACCCGATTCTGAGTCTATATCATATGTTGGACAAAACGCGCGAGGTTCCGGAACTTTCCAAACCCGGGAAATAA